Part of the Chanos chanos chromosome 5, fChaCha1.1, whole genome shotgun sequence genome, GAAGTTGTTGAGCAACAAAAGTCCGGAGGAGTTGGAAGCGCTTGCTGAGGAGAAGACACAGGGTGGCACTCCGCTCCTGATCGCTTCTCGATATGGACATTTGGAGGTAGTGGACTACTTGCTTGAACACTGTAAAGCCAATGTCGAGTTAGGAGGTTCGGTTAATTTTGATGGAGAGACGATTGAAGGTGCTCCCCCCCTGTGGGCTGCTTCTGCCGCAGGGCATTTGCCTGTCGTCCGAACTCTTCTGAAACACGGTGCCTCTGTCAACAGTACGACGTTGACGAACTCAACTCCTCTGAGAGCCGCTTGCTTTGATGGTCACTTGGAGATTGTGCGTTACCTTGTTGAGCATCATGCTGATATGGAGGTGGCTAATCGTCACGGCCATACTTGTCTAATGATCTCCTGCTACAAAGGCCACAGAGAAATTGCCAAGTTTCTGTTGGAGAGGGGCGCCGACGTCAACCGTAAAAGCGTTAAAGGTAATACTGCCCTTCATGACTGTGCTGAATCTGGGAGTCTGGAGATAATGAAAATGCTGATGAAGTGCAATGCACGCATGGAGAGAGACGGCTATGGCATGACCCCTTTACTGGCAGCCAGTGTTACTGGCCACACCAACATTGTAGAGTACCTGGTACATCAGCCCCGTGCCTCGAGAGAGGAGCGAATCGATGCTCTTGAGCTTCTGGGTGCCACCTTTGTGGACAAGAAGCGTGATTTGCTGGGCGCTATGCGCTACTGGAGACGGGCTATGGAGCTGCGTCAGCCTGGGGAGAAGGCCGGGGCTCTGTGCAAACCTCCTCCCGGTCCTCCTGTCCCTGCATATGACTGTGCTCGGGAGGTGAGCAGCGCAGAGGAGCTAGAGGCCCTTATAACCGATCCGGATGAGATGCGCATGCAGGCCTTGCTGGTGCGGGAGCGCATTTTGGGTCCGTCTCACCCTGATACCTCCTACTATATACGTTACAGGGGTGCCGTGTATGCAGACTCTGGCAACTTTGAGCGCTGCATCAGCCTCTGGAAATACGCCCTGGACATGCAGCAGAGCAACCTGGACCCCCTTAGCCCAATGACAGCTAGCAGCTTCCTGTCCTTCGCTGAGCTCTTCTCTTTTGTGCTTCAGGACCGTGCCAAAGGCACCCTGGCCACCCGCGTTACCTTCCAGGACCTGATGGGGGTGCTGGGGAAGAGCGTACGCGAGGTGGAACGGGCAGTGGCCCAGAGGGATAACCCACCAGAGGCGCCTCAGTTCACCAAGGCCCTGTCCATCATTTTACACCTCATCTTCCTTCTGGAGAAGCTGGACTGCAGCCCAGAGCAAGAGCACCTGAAAAAGCAGACCGTCTACCGTCTGCTTAAACTCAATCCGCGGGCGCGCTGCGGATACACCCCTCTACACATGGCTGTGGATAAAGAGACCACGTCGGTGGGGCGTTACCCGGTCGGCCGTTTCCCATCCCTGGCCGTGACCGCGCTCCTGTTGGAGTGCGGGGCGGACGTGGACGCCCGAGACTGTGAAAACAACACTCCCCTGCACGTCGCGGCCGCCAACGGCTGCCCGGAGATCATGAGCCTGTTGCTGCAGGCTGGGGCTCACTTTGACGCCACCAACGCGCAGCATAAGACGGCCTACGAGCTGCTAGACGAGCACAGTAGCGGCCGACACTCCTTGCACCCCCTCAATTACATCACCCTGCAGTGTCTGGCAGCACGAAccatagagagacacagactacCGTACAAGGGCCTCATCTCGGAGGAAATGGAGGCTTTCATTGAGCTGCACTGACCTCATCTCATCTCTCATAACTCAgatctcctcttttctctctttctctctctctctctctctctctctctctccttctctccttctctctctcccccctaaTCCTAACCTGACTCTCTTCATCTTGCCTAGCGTCACATTTCTCAGGCTTAGTCTAAATCAAAGCAATAACAGCGGGTCACTAATGGCAAATAATGAAAAGGTGTGTACTTATCGGCTGAGATGATGTGTGTGctctattgtgttttttttttttcttctctctgtccaaagGAGTTATgggaggaaaaggggggggggggggacacttTCAAGTGCTAAAATACCAGTTACAGTTAGCTTTGGGTTTGACTAAGGCTTTTCTTACCTTGATCCCtttgtttcttctctgttccACCGAGAGCAggaaacaaacaattttttgcAT contains:
- the fem1a gene encoding protein fem-1 homolog A, whose amino-acid sequence is MDITTAVFNAARDGKLKLIQKLLSNKSPEELEALAEEKTQGGTPLLIASRYGHLEVVDYLLEHCKANVELGGSVNFDGETIEGAPPLWAASAAGHLPVVRTLLKHGASVNSTTLTNSTPLRAACFDGHLEIVRYLVEHHADMEVANRHGHTCLMISCYKGHREIAKFLLERGADVNRKSVKGNTALHDCAESGSLEIMKMLMKCNARMERDGYGMTPLLAASVTGHTNIVEYLVHQPRASREERIDALELLGATFVDKKRDLLGAMRYWRRAMELRQPGEKAGALCKPPPGPPVPAYDCAREVSSAEELEALITDPDEMRMQALLVRERILGPSHPDTSYYIRYRGAVYADSGNFERCISLWKYALDMQQSNLDPLSPMTASSFLSFAELFSFVLQDRAKGTLATRVTFQDLMGVLGKSVREVERAVAQRDNPPEAPQFTKALSIILHLIFLLEKLDCSPEQEHLKKQTVYRLLKLNPRARCGYTPLHMAVDKETTSVGRYPVGRFPSLAVTALLLECGADVDARDCENNTPLHVAAANGCPEIMSLLLQAGAHFDATNAQHKTAYELLDEHSSGRHSLHPLNYITLQCLAARTIERHRLPYKGLISEEMEAFIELH